The Lentisphaerota bacterium genome includes a region encoding these proteins:
- a CDS encoding AIPR family protein — protein MPRTNKTANEQRLSAEQIAFLKEKMGHFADRNPSAGITRTDCKQLFEYVAVQKITYLYDDELLEGLLHVDRKRTGKAEELLDAYLILDQGDEVQLKLFQFKWKEDYSGGISTKELHHFVTRMNAVFLHGDLQDDKTLEAFKEVREAFDAALSANKRARPRIQCYYVVNGQNVSPTDASKIQEIRDIFAHDRQAYGFTFETYGGTDIYSLCALGRVPIQEETLEVNHEWGNESFLLHNIGANPNGMPLKVMVGFVNVNQLIRLVDRYSNNELFEKNVRLFLGTGKDVNKGIIQTVTSNESVWFGYMNNGVSMTAEDVRVDLPASKGKVRVRLTGMQIINGCQTVNALYHAKYSPDLKDRFQGNSNVMVRIYQIDPANKPFHDALIIATNSQNAIRPEDLVSNDATQCAIQQVYQEYGIGYERKEGETPPGHGYQVIFSKEQAAMAYLGVIEGKCSKLRNSLSRREFFRQGEDYYRVFNLREPDAESPASPLPEGFEPGAAANVRALDILAARCIEEACRVNIAKVPKQDRGPLKKGAYYLARIIFLQNKAQVLDVVAKLKGQERKPCVSKEVIESVSMIGNKGFIAARGVFEAAITEYLAKEGGNEDAALKNTAFASLVDERSVVKMEGI, from the coding sequence ATGCCGAGAACCAACAAGACAGCCAACGAACAACGGCTCAGCGCCGAGCAAATCGCCTTCTTGAAGGAAAAGATGGGCCACTTCGCAGATCGGAACCCGTCCGCAGGGATCACGCGCACCGACTGCAAACAGCTTTTCGAGTATGTGGCGGTCCAGAAGATCACGTACCTCTATGACGATGAACTGCTCGAAGGCCTTCTGCACGTGGATCGTAAGCGAACCGGCAAGGCTGAAGAGTTGTTGGACGCCTACCTGATTCTGGATCAGGGCGATGAGGTCCAACTCAAACTCTTTCAGTTCAAGTGGAAGGAGGACTACAGCGGTGGGATTTCGACCAAGGAACTCCATCATTTTGTCACCCGCATGAATGCGGTCTTCCTGCACGGCGATCTTCAGGACGACAAGACGCTGGAGGCCTTCAAGGAGGTTCGCGAGGCTTTCGACGCCGCCCTGTCCGCAAACAAGCGCGCCCGGCCGCGAATCCAGTGTTACTACGTCGTCAACGGGCAGAACGTTTCACCCACCGACGCCTCCAAGATTCAGGAAATCCGCGACATTTTCGCACACGACCGACAGGCCTATGGGTTTACGTTCGAGACCTATGGCGGTACCGACATCTACAGCCTTTGCGCACTCGGCCGCGTCCCGATCCAAGAGGAGACGCTGGAGGTGAACCACGAATGGGGCAATGAGTCATTCCTGCTTCATAACATCGGTGCCAATCCCAACGGTATGCCGCTGAAAGTTATGGTGGGCTTCGTCAACGTGAACCAGTTGATCCGTCTGGTAGACCGTTACAGCAATAATGAGCTTTTTGAGAAGAACGTGCGGCTCTTTCTTGGCACAGGCAAGGATGTGAATAAAGGGATCATCCAGACGGTCACCAGCAACGAGAGTGTCTGGTTCGGCTACATGAACAACGGCGTGAGCATGACAGCCGAAGACGTTCGCGTGGATCTCCCCGCAAGCAAGGGCAAGGTGCGCGTGCGGCTAACGGGGATGCAGATCATCAACGGCTGCCAGACGGTCAACGCGCTCTATCATGCCAAATACTCGCCCGACCTGAAGGACCGTTTCCAAGGCAATTCGAACGTCATGGTGCGTATTTACCAGATCGATCCGGCGAACAAGCCGTTTCACGATGCGCTGATCATCGCGACGAACTCGCAGAATGCGATCCGTCCGGAGGACTTGGTCTCAAACGACGCGACGCAGTGCGCCATCCAGCAGGTCTATCAGGAATACGGCATCGGCTACGAGCGCAAAGAGGGTGAGACGCCGCCCGGTCATGGTTATCAAGTTATCTTTTCCAAGGAACAAGCGGCGATGGCATACCTTGGGGTCATTGAGGGGAAGTGTTCCAAGCTGCGCAACTCGCTCAGTCGCCGGGAGTTCTTCCGCCAAGGCGAGGACTATTATCGTGTTTTCAACCTTCGGGAACCCGATGCAGAATCGCCGGCGAGCCCGCTCCCAGAAGGGTTTGAACCCGGTGCCGCCGCCAATGTGCGCGCATTGGATATCTTGGCGGCGCGATGCATCGAGGAGGCGTGCCGCGTGAATATTGCCAAAGTGCCCAAGCAGGATCGTGGTCCGCTGAAAAAAGGCGCGTACTATTTGGCTCGCATTATTTTCCTGCAAAATAAGGCGCAGGTTCTGGACGTCGTGGCCAAATTGAAGGGCCAGGAGAGAAAGCCTTGCGTTTCAAAGGAGGTGATCGAGTCCGTATCTATGATCGGAAACAAGGGCTTTATCGCCGCACGAGGCGTGTTTGAAGCCGCGATCACGGAGTATCTGGCCAAAGAGGGCGGCAACGAGGACGCCGCACTAAAGAACACGGCTTTTGCGTCGTTGGTCGATGAGCGGAGCGTAGTGAAGATGGAGGGAATATGA